Proteins from one Streptomyces caniferus genomic window:
- a CDS encoding erythromycin esterase family protein, which produces MSTKAVRLLRTLGPERPQEDLAWLDEAIGDARVVAIGENAHSNRESYQLCHRLTRYLVEQHGFGAYAMESGFVEGWPADDWVSGGQGRPGHVLANGMTSLMGPWTELRAPLEWMRQHNPDAAMPPDRGSYGIDLSGSNISPLPGLDVMPKAPAMTSIDRLGANTVRVTWKPAADHPDQVLLMERKPFYSSEIGLWHPYTFRHDVQVGATSMDRKLERDSDIPPAARTHAYWIRVVKDGFVSDLRAEKPLTIEP; this is translated from the coding sequence TTGAGCACCAAGGCGGTACGACTACTGCGCACTCTGGGCCCGGAACGGCCGCAGGAGGACCTGGCATGGCTGGATGAGGCGATCGGCGACGCGAGGGTGGTAGCGATCGGTGAGAACGCGCACTCCAACCGCGAGTCGTACCAGCTGTGCCACCGCCTGACGCGGTACCTGGTTGAGCAACACGGGTTCGGCGCCTACGCGATGGAGTCGGGATTCGTCGAGGGGTGGCCGGCCGACGACTGGGTCAGTGGCGGCCAGGGCCGGCCCGGCCACGTCTTGGCGAACGGTATGACGTCGCTGATGGGACCGTGGACCGAGCTGCGAGCCCCTCTGGAATGGATGCGGCAACACAACCCTGATGCCGCGATGCCGCCCGACCGCGGCTCCTACGGCATCGACCTGTCCGGCTCGAACATCTCCCCGCTGCCCGGCTTGGACGTGATGCCCAAGGCACCGGCGATGACGTCCATCGACCGCCTCGGCGCGAACACCGTCCGCGTCACCTGGAAACCGGCTGCGGACCATCCGGACCAGGTCCTCTTGATGGAGCGAAAGCCCTTCTACAGCAGCGAGATCGGACTGTGGCATCCCTACACGTTCCGACACGACGTACAGGTCGGCGCCACATCGATGGACCGCAAGCTGGAGCGTGACTCCGACATCCCCCCTGCGGCCCGTACGCATGCCTACTGGATCCGTGTCGTCAAGGACGGCTTCGTCAGCGACCTGCGCGCCGAGAAGCCCCTCACCATCGAGCCATAA
- a CDS encoding GNAT family N-acetyltransferase, which produces MTTFLETDRLILRAFTAADTDRLLALHNDPEVTRFINGGRPTSRETIETRSLPRLLHDYPCWGTRGYWAAQERITGTFLGWFEFRPLEEHSPAVVELGYRLSQAAWGRGYATEGSRALIHKGFTDLDVERVTANTMAVNTRSRRVMEKSGLSFVRNFTGDWPEAIEGSEHGEVEYELTRTEWEQPR; this is translated from the coding sequence ATGACCACCTTCCTGGAGACCGACCGGCTCATCCTGCGCGCGTTCACAGCGGCCGACACTGATCGTCTCCTCGCCCTGCACAACGACCCCGAGGTCACGCGCTTCATCAACGGTGGCCGTCCCACCAGCCGCGAGACGATCGAGACGCGGTCCCTGCCGCGGCTCCTGCACGACTACCCGTGCTGGGGGACCCGTGGGTACTGGGCCGCGCAGGAGAGGATCACCGGCACCTTCCTGGGTTGGTTCGAGTTCCGGCCGCTGGAGGAGCACAGCCCCGCTGTGGTCGAACTCGGCTACCGGTTGAGCCAGGCGGCGTGGGGGCGCGGCTACGCCACCGAAGGCTCCAGGGCCCTGATCCACAAGGGGTTCACGGATCTGGACGTCGAGCGGGTCACGGCGAACACAATGGCCGTCAACACTCGGTCCCGTCGTGTCATGGAGAAGTCGGGCCTGTCCTTCGTCCGGAACTTCACCGGGGACTGGCCGGAGGCGATCGAGGGCTCCGAGCACGGTGAAGTCGAGTACGAACTCACCCGGACCGAGTGGGAACAGCCTCGGTAG
- a CDS encoding winged helix-turn-helix transcriptional regulator, with the protein MASRIRLEDRECPLSTTVEHVGEWWTLLILHDAFDGYTRFDQFQESLGISSSMLTTRLKTLVADGLLERRPYQTNPVRHEYVLTELGRSLRPVVVALAAWGNSRLTPAERSMILIDAHSGEEVEPVVVDAKTGRRLDDSDTYVFTAGPAASEAMRHRYAARPTTPAEAAGLPQARTEQQIK; encoded by the coding sequence ATGGCAAGCCGGATCAGGCTGGAGGACCGGGAGTGCCCACTGTCCACGACGGTGGAACACGTAGGCGAGTGGTGGACGCTGCTGATTCTCCACGACGCTTTCGACGGTTACACGCGCTTCGACCAGTTCCAGGAGAGTCTGGGCATCTCCTCCAGCATGCTCACCACCCGGCTGAAGACCCTCGTCGCCGACGGACTACTGGAGCGCCGGCCCTACCAGACCAACCCCGTACGCCACGAGTACGTCCTCACCGAACTCGGGCGCTCCCTCCGACCGGTGGTCGTCGCCCTGGCCGCGTGGGGTAACTCCCGCCTCACGCCGGCCGAACGCAGCATGATCCTCATCGACGCGCACAGCGGCGAGGAAGTCGAGCCCGTCGTCGTCGACGCCAAGACCGGCCGCCGGCTCGACGACAGCGACACCTACGTCTTCACCGCAGGCCCCGCAGCCAGCGAGGCCATGCGTCACCGATATGCGGCACGACCGACCACCCCCGCGGAGGCGGCAGGGCTGCCCCAAGCCCGCACCGAACAGCAGATCAAGTGA
- a CDS encoding GNAT family N-acetyltransferase, whose product MSVADVARVRVRQRELEIPESFEWVAETTPALRAAVEESGLAVHEHPLMVLDPGSSAPAVDEMSEDLSARTLDPDNPALPSALAVPHLAFAEPGTRIGSAGAAELAETVRDRSGDGSVNRVVARIRAGLTVVAAAVEDGTALCAGRHQPVGTVSEIVGVGTLPTPRRRGLGLAVTAALVADARSRGVETVFLSAGDEDVARLYARLGLRRIATALIGGPAE is encoded by the coding sequence GTGAGTGTCGCCGACGTGGCCCGAGTGCGTGTCCGGCAGCGTGAGCTCGAAATCCCGGAGAGTTTCGAGTGGGTAGCCGAGACCACGCCTGCGCTGCGTGCCGCGGTCGAGGAGTCAGGGCTCGCGGTTCACGAGCACCCCTTGATGGTGCTCGACCCGGGCTCGTCGGCGCCCGCTGTGGACGAGATGTCCGAGGACCTGTCGGCGAGGACCTTGGACCCGGACAATCCGGCGTTGCCAAGCGCGCTGGCTGTGCCGCACCTCGCCTTCGCGGAGCCCGGAACCCGTATCGGCTCGGCGGGCGCGGCGGAATTGGCAGAAACGGTGCGGGACCGATCCGGCGACGGGTCGGTGAATCGCGTGGTTGCACGCATCCGGGCAGGTCTGACTGTGGTTGCCGCAGCGGTGGAGGACGGGACGGCGCTGTGCGCGGGCCGGCATCAGCCAGTCGGGACGGTCAGTGAGATCGTCGGTGTCGGGACGCTGCCCACCCCTCGCCGTCGTGGCCTTGGGCTCGCGGTCACTGCGGCGCTTGTGGCCGACGCGCGATCACGAGGCGTGGAAACCGTCTTCTTGTCTGCAGGTGACGAGGACGTCGCCCGGCTCTATGCCCGACTCGGCTTGCGGCGTATCGCGACCGCATTGATCGGTGGGCCTGCCGAGTAG
- a CDS encoding DUF488 domain-containing protein, whose amino-acid sequence MIASTLITFGHGTLERAQLLDLLQGAGVMSVVDVRIGPGSRRNPHLSRGRLAQWMPQAGISYRWEQALGGFRKAAPDSPDVIWRNASFRGYAAYTRDPAFVTAMDKLLQDALAPRTAVMCSEAVWWRCHRRLIADFAVVARGVTVLHLMHDKRLVAHAPTPGLRQRPDGLLVYDDTAAVLPKDR is encoded by the coding sequence ATGATCGCGTCGACTTTGATCACTTTCGGTCATGGCACATTGGAGCGAGCACAGCTGCTTGATCTACTGCAAGGAGCGGGCGTGATGTCGGTGGTCGATGTGCGTATCGGCCCTGGAAGCCGCCGCAATCCACACTTGTCCCGAGGCCGTCTTGCGCAATGGATGCCTCAGGCCGGAATTTCCTACCGCTGGGAACAGGCCCTGGGGGGCTTCCGCAAAGCCGCGCCTGATTCACCGGACGTCATCTGGCGCAACGCATCGTTCCGGGGTTACGCCGCCTACACACGCGACCCCGCCTTCGTCACCGCGATGGACAAGCTGCTCCAAGACGCCCTCGCGCCCCGTACGGCAGTGATGTGCAGCGAAGCCGTTTGGTGGCGCTGCCACCGGCGCCTCATCGCAGACTTCGCCGTCGTGGCCCGAGGTGTCACCGTGCTGCACCTGATGCATGACAAGCGGCTCGTAGCTCATGCACCGACACCCGGGCTGCGTCAGCGTCCCGATGGCCTTCTCGTCTACGACGACACCGCAGCAGTACTGCCCAAAGACCGGTGA
- a CDS encoding transposase — translation MTTAARVERIVTSPWARAALSHPACCGLSRAHLVGLVKELAAPWTARCDSARHDRRGGQRRRAPGAGPQHRLVFTDRVLVTLAVLRFQLPHVALAELYGVDRTTVTRAVHEIRPLLATRGFAVPDRPGVRLRTLADVFGYAAAEGVRLRIDGTEVQVRRPAAHRPGRRVFVSGKRRQNTVKTTTISDGQGRTLWSGADRPGRMHDQTALRTEGIAEQLRLHPDVTVDVDEGYRGLANEFPDQVSAPPHKPTEHVPEGEKLAWREARRRQSSRRICVEHANAEHKQWRPLQRYIGRREHSAETHRAVAGLVSDRAARRATVRRASTEIVLARQTAC, via the coding sequence ATGACAACGGCCGCGCGGGTTGAGCGGATTGTGACATCCCCCTGGGCCCGTGCGGCCTTGTCCCATCCTGCCTGCTGCGGCCTCTCCCGCGCCCATCTCGTCGGTTTGGTAAAGGAGTTGGCCGCTCCGTGGACCGCGCGCTGCGACTCCGCGCGGCACGACCGGCGTGGTGGGCAACGGCGGCGGGCACCCGGTGCCGGTCCGCAGCACCGGCTGGTGTTCACCGACCGTGTGCTGGTCACGTTGGCCGTTCTGCGCTTTCAGCTCCCGCACGTGGCCCTCGCCGAGCTTTATGGAGTGGACCGGACCACTGTCACCCGTGCGGTGCACGAGATCAGGCCGTTGCTGGCCACCCGCGGCTTCGCCGTCCCCGATCGGCCGGGGGTGCGGCTTCGGACGTTGGCGGACGTGTTCGGCTACGCCGCCGCGGAGGGCGTCCGGCTGCGGATCGACGGGACCGAGGTTCAGGTCCGTCGACCAGCCGCGCACCGACCCGGGCGCCGGGTCTTCGTGTCCGGCAAGCGCAGACAAAACACGGTCAAGACGACCACGATCAGCGACGGCCAGGGCCGGACTCTGTGGTCAGGTGCCGACCGTCCCGGCCGGATGCACGACCAGACCGCCCTGCGCACCGAGGGCATCGCCGAACAGCTCCGCCTCCATCCGGACGTCACGGTCGACGTCGACGAGGGCTACCGAGGTCTCGCCAACGAGTTCCCCGATCAGGTCAGCGCGCCGCCACACAAGCCTACGGAGCATGTTCCCGAAGGCGAGAAACTCGCATGGCGCGAGGCTCGACGGCGACAATCCTCGCGGCGGATCTGCGTGGAGCACGCGAACGCCGAGCACAAGCAGTGGCGACCGCTCCAGCGGTACATCGGCCGACGCGAGCACTCTGCCGAGACCCACCGCGCCGTCGCCGGCTTGGTCTCCGACCGCGCCGCCCGTCGGGCCACAGTCCGACGGGCGAGTACAGAGATCGTGCTCGCCCGGCAGACTGCCTGCTGA
- a CDS encoding IS110 family transposase: MALLAERHAPQLLTVVGIGPDTAVTLLITMGDNPERLHSEASFAALCGVSPVERSSGTRQYRRLNRGGDRQANAALHRIVQTRLRIDPRTQNYCERRTKEGKTRREIVRCRKRYAAREVFNLVRPVSNGLLS, from the coding sequence ATGGCTCTGCTTGCGGAACGCCACGCGCCGCAGTTGCTCACTGTGGTGGGCATCGGTCCGGACACGGCCGTCACTTTGCTGATCACGATGGGGGACAACCCGGAACGTCTGCACAGTGAGGCGTCCTTCGCCGCGCTGTGCGGGGTCAGCCCCGTAGAACGCTCCTCGGGCACTCGGCAGTACCGTCGCCTCAACCGCGGCGGCGACCGGCAGGCCAACGCCGCCCTCCACCGGATCGTGCAGACCCGCCTGCGCATCGACCCACGCACCCAGAACTACTGCGAACGCCGCACCAAGGAGGGCAAGACCCGACGCGAAATCGTCCGATGCCGCAAACGCTACGCCGCCCGCGAGGTGTTCAACCTGGTCCGACCGGTATCCAACGGCCTCCTGTCATAG
- a CDS encoding aldo/keto reductase, whose protein sequence is MTVTLGRTGMEITRLGFGSWAVSGSGWTFSWGATDDAESVAAIRHALDAGVNWIDTAAVYGLGHSEELVGKAIADLPQADRPYIFTKVGLVWDPDNPSAAPRRIMKPASVRRELDDSLRRLGVDHIDLYQVHYPDTGESLEYAGGGFGAVSPNATPLEEYWQVMADLKAEGKVRAIGLSNHTPDLLQAAEQIAHVDVIQPPFSAINRSSAAEIAWARAHETGVIVYSPLQSGLLTGAFSAERVAGLPAEDWRTAHHDFTTGLTANLQLAEALRPIAERHGRTVAEVAIAWVLAWPGITGAIVGARKAAQVDGWIGAGSLELTPADIEEIATAITVSGAGSGPARHSCSM, encoded by the coding sequence ATGACTGTCACGCTTGGCCGTACCGGCATGGAGATTACCCGGTTGGGCTTCGGTTCCTGGGCCGTGTCGGGCTCGGGCTGGACCTTCAGCTGGGGCGCCACGGACGACGCCGAGTCGGTCGCCGCGATCCGCCACGCGCTGGACGCGGGCGTCAACTGGATCGACACCGCCGCGGTGTACGGCCTGGGCCATTCGGAGGAACTGGTCGGCAAGGCCATCGCCGACCTGCCGCAGGCCGATCGCCCGTACATCTTCACCAAGGTCGGCCTGGTCTGGGACCCGGACAATCCGTCGGCCGCGCCTCGGCGGATCATGAAGCCGGCCAGCGTCCGCCGCGAGCTCGATGACTCGCTGCGGCGGCTGGGCGTCGACCACATCGACCTGTACCAGGTGCACTATCCCGACACCGGTGAATCGCTGGAGTACGCCGGTGGCGGCTTCGGAGCGGTGTCGCCCAACGCCACGCCGCTGGAGGAGTACTGGCAGGTCATGGCCGACCTGAAGGCCGAAGGCAAGGTACGGGCGATCGGGCTGTCCAATCACACACCCGACCTGCTCCAGGCGGCCGAGCAGATCGCCCATGTCGACGTCATCCAGCCGCCGTTCTCGGCGATCAACCGGTCGTCCGCCGCTGAGATCGCCTGGGCACGCGCACACGAGACCGGCGTGATCGTCTACTCACCGCTGCAGTCCGGCCTGCTCACCGGGGCCTTCTCCGCCGAGCGCGTGGCCGGCCTGCCCGCCGAGGATTGGCGGACCGCCCACCACGACTTCACGACCGGCCTGACCGCCAACCTCCAGCTCGCCGAGGCGCTGCGGCCGATCGCTGAACGCCATGGGCGCACCGTGGCCGAGGTGGCCATCGCCTGGGTGCTCGCCTGGCCCGGCATCACCGGAGCGATCGTGGGCGCGCGCAAGGCCGCCCAGGTGGACGGCTGGATCGGAGCGGGCTCGCTGGAGCTGACCCCTGCTGACATCGAGGAGATCGCCACCGCGATCACAGTCTCCGGCGCGGGCAGTGGCCCCGCCCGCCACTCTTGTTCGATGTGA
- a CDS encoding LysR family transcriptional regulator, which yields MEARHLRYALTLAEHAHFGRAAGALGIAQPPLSKQIADLEREVGARLFDRTRQGVFPTAAGAAFLARARRALDEITAASVDAARAARGETGRLRLGFIASALLEPLPDVLGRFGRERPEVRLELHEMATNRSTAALVAGELDVAIGLGRPRGVGAEQLVSVPIGHDHLVAVVSSTHPYAGQSSVDVDQLRRQALIVAPGEDEPAVITGLRTLLGKDSPALSGATVARDIHTIIGLAACGVGVGLGPSRMLTAPRRGTWFCEVTPRTPLPDLVLSFQARDRSPALNAFLDVIRTNCPDVGAALDHRLGPRGPQEEGHRDSTPT from the coding sequence ATGGAGGCGCGGCACCTGCGATACGCACTGACCCTCGCCGAGCACGCACACTTCGGCCGGGCGGCCGGTGCGCTGGGCATCGCGCAGCCTCCGCTGTCCAAGCAGATCGCCGACCTCGAACGGGAAGTGGGCGCCCGCTTGTTCGACCGCACCCGCCAGGGGGTGTTCCCGACGGCTGCGGGCGCGGCCTTCCTCGCCCGGGCCCGCAGGGCGCTCGACGAGATCACGGCGGCCTCGGTCGACGCGGCCAGGGCAGCACGCGGCGAGACGGGCCGGCTGCGCCTGGGGTTCATCGCCTCGGCGCTGCTCGAACCCCTGCCGGACGTCCTGGGCCGGTTCGGTCGTGAACGGCCCGAGGTGCGGCTGGAACTGCACGAGATGGCGACCAACCGCAGCACGGCCGCGCTCGTCGCCGGCGAACTGGACGTGGCGATCGGCCTCGGCCGCCCACGGGGCGTCGGGGCCGAGCAGTTGGTATCGGTCCCGATCGGACATGACCACCTGGTCGCAGTCGTGAGCAGCACGCACCCGTACGCGGGGCAGTCGTCGGTGGACGTGGACCAGCTGCGGCGACAGGCGCTGATCGTGGCGCCGGGCGAGGACGAGCCCGCCGTCATCACTGGGCTGCGGACCCTGCTGGGCAAGGACTCCCCGGCGCTCTCCGGCGCGACCGTCGCGAGGGACATCCACACCATCATCGGCCTCGCCGCCTGCGGGGTGGGCGTCGGTCTGGGACCCTCCCGCATGCTGACGGCCCCACGACGGGGCACGTGGTTCTGCGAGGTGACCCCGCGCACACCTCTGCCCGATCTGGTCCTGTCCTTCCAAGCCCGGGACCGCTCCCCGGCACTGAACGCCTTCCTCGACGTCATCCGCACGAACTGCCCCGACGTCGGTGCCGCGCTCGACCACCGGCTCGGCCCACGCGGACCACAAGAAGAAGGCCACCGCGACTCGACCCCTACCTGA
- a CDS encoding alpha/beta hydrolase: MTDFSSTDTVFVFVHGAWHGSGQWAATQRALARLGAASMAIDLPGHGFDAPLPGGYLQPGQPGLLTERSALATVTMDDSAEAVLDTLRQARHHRRVVLVAHSAGGGPASLAAERAPELVDEIVYLSAFVPAGRPRFFDYLGSPENATARGQSLNLGDPGVLGAVRINPLSQDPAYVEELRQTHYHDTPLDRFDRWRSALSPDLPLAIPTTPVIVTPGRWGRVPRTFLRCADDRALPAAVQDLMIAEADRAMPGNPFTVRTLPGSHSPFAARPRELAAALLP; encoded by the coding sequence ATGACCGATTTTTCCTCCACAGACACCGTCTTCGTCTTCGTGCACGGGGCCTGGCACGGCTCCGGGCAGTGGGCGGCGACGCAGCGAGCACTCGCACGACTCGGTGCCGCGAGCATGGCCATCGACTTGCCGGGGCACGGCTTCGACGCGCCACTGCCCGGCGGATACCTCCAGCCGGGCCAGCCGGGCCTGTTGACCGAGAGGTCCGCGCTCGCCACCGTGACGATGGACGACAGCGCCGAGGCCGTGCTGGACACGCTGCGCCAGGCTCGCCACCACCGTCGTGTGGTGCTCGTCGCGCACAGCGCGGGCGGCGGCCCCGCGTCGCTGGCCGCCGAGCGCGCACCCGAACTCGTCGACGAGATCGTCTATCTCTCGGCCTTCGTGCCCGCCGGACGGCCCCGGTTCTTCGACTATCTCGGCTCGCCCGAGAACGCCACGGCACGAGGCCAGAGCCTCAACCTGGGCGACCCCGGGGTACTGGGCGCCGTGCGGATCAACCCGCTCTCGCAGGATCCCGCCTACGTCGAGGAACTGCGGCAGACCCACTACCACGACACCCCCCTGGACCGCTTCGACCGCTGGCGCTCGGCACTGAGCCCCGATCTGCCGCTGGCGATCCCCACCACCCCGGTCATCGTGACCCCGGGCCGGTGGGGGCGCGTCCCGCGGACCTTCCTGCGCTGCGCGGACGACCGGGCGCTGCCGGCGGCCGTGCAGGATCTGATGATCGCGGAAGCCGACCGGGCCATGCCCGGCAACCCGTTCACCGTGCGCACCCTCCCGGGCAGCCACAGCCCGTTCGCCGCCCGGCCCCGTGAGCTCGCCGCGGCTCTGCTGCCGTGA
- a CDS encoding helix-turn-helix transcriptional regulator, which translates to MIFDRRAELGEFLRSRRARLRPEEFGLTSYGRQRRVPGLRREELAQLAGVSVDHYVRLEQGRNLQFSGEVLDAVAKALRLNPAEREHLHLLARPAPAAAEEPTGGPPLRPGIHSLLSAISDAPAYVVDHRTDVRAWNRPAAALITDFGELPAAERNMARLVFLDDGVRDLYVDWWARARDVVAFLRLDIARPPGPPAAQALIEELSAVSPEFGQIWAEHDIKAREHGSYRYRHPLVGELELTYETLRLPGHPDLALIVHTAEEGSPSQEALRILTR; encoded by the coding sequence ATGATCTTCGACCGACGCGCCGAGCTGGGTGAATTCCTCCGATCGCGCCGCGCCCGGCTTCGCCCCGAGGAGTTCGGCCTGACCTCCTACGGACGGCAGCGCCGGGTCCCCGGGTTGCGCCGCGAGGAGCTGGCGCAGCTGGCCGGGGTCAGCGTCGACCACTACGTACGCCTGGAGCAGGGCCGGAACCTGCAGTTCTCGGGGGAGGTCCTGGACGCGGTGGCCAAGGCCCTGCGCCTGAACCCGGCCGAACGGGAGCATCTGCACCTGCTGGCGCGCCCCGCCCCGGCGGCCGCCGAGGAACCCACCGGCGGCCCGCCACTGCGCCCGGGCATACACAGCCTGCTCTCCGCGATCAGCGACGCCCCTGCCTACGTGGTCGACCACAGGACCGACGTGCGGGCCTGGAACCGGCCGGCCGCTGCGCTCATCACCGACTTCGGCGAACTTCCCGCCGCAGAGCGCAACATGGCCAGGCTGGTTTTCCTCGACGACGGCGTGCGCGACCTGTATGTCGACTGGTGGGCGCGGGCTCGCGACGTGGTGGCCTTCCTCCGGCTGGACATTGCGCGCCCGCCCGGCCCTCCTGCCGCCCAGGCCCTGATCGAGGAACTGTCGGCCGTAAGCCCCGAGTTCGGCCAGATCTGGGCGGAGCACGACATCAAGGCCCGGGAGCACGGTAGTTACCGGTACCGGCATCCCCTGGTGGGCGAGCTCGAATTGACCTACGAGACCCTCCGGCTGCCCGGCCACCCCGACCTCGCCCTGATCGTCCACACGGCCGAGGAGGGATCGCCCTCCCAGGAAGCACTCCGCATCCTGACCCGCTAA
- a CDS encoding MerR family transcriptional regulator encodes MVKAIGEVAAELGIEAHVLRHWEDVGALTVRRDGNGYRVYDDRAVEQARTVLKLRRVGLSLPEATAAMAPKKSAAQAIVRAKIAELEGQVIQRQEAIAFLQHTAECRHRYLDECPDCSTFVREA; translated from the coding sequence ATGGTGAAGGCGATCGGAGAAGTAGCCGCAGAACTCGGAATCGAAGCCCACGTGCTGCGGCACTGGGAAGATGTTGGGGCACTCACCGTGCGTCGCGATGGAAATGGCTACCGCGTCTACGACGACAGGGCTGTGGAACAGGCACGCACGGTCCTGAAACTGCGGCGTGTTGGTCTCTCGTTGCCCGAGGCCACCGCCGCCATGGCGCCGAAGAAGTCGGCGGCGCAGGCGATCGTGAGGGCCAAGATCGCTGAACTTGAAGGTCAAGTCATACAGAGGCAGGAGGCGATTGCCTTCCTGCAACACACCGCTGAGTGTCGGCATCGATACCTCGATGAATGTCCAGATTGCTCGACTTTCGTCCGTGAAGCCTGA
- a CDS encoding S1 RNA-binding domain-containing protein, translating to MSEYSWPGENGRRVPDVASAWSETVRVLPVGTRIAGEVIGRQPFGVFLAIDDRPNAVGLARIDRMPRCMELPTVGQRVTGEVVWHADHNHQVGIVLGEWTEHEDLLPRFRVGQVVGGRVTKIASIGIFVRLADCVEGLVPLTGLAAPAESFRQGQEMSVQIAMVDHERNQILLTEPFP from the coding sequence ATGAGTGAGTACTCCTGGCCTGGGGAGAACGGCAGGCGCGTGCCCGACGTGGCTTCGGCCTGGTCCGAGACCGTCCGCGTTCTGCCTGTCGGTACTCGCATCGCCGGCGAGGTCATCGGCCGGCAGCCATTCGGTGTCTTCCTCGCCATCGACGACCGCCCCAACGCCGTGGGCCTGGCCAGGATCGACAGAATGCCCAGGTGCATGGAGTTGCCAACCGTGGGGCAGCGCGTCACCGGCGAGGTCGTTTGGCACGCCGACCACAATCACCAGGTGGGAATCGTGCTCGGCGAGTGGACCGAGCACGAAGACCTCCTGCCTCGCTTTCGCGTCGGTCAGGTCGTCGGCGGACGCGTCACGAAGATCGCGTCCATCGGCATCTTCGTGCGCCTCGCCGACTGCGTCGAGGGACTCGTTCCGCTCACCGGGTTGGCAGCGCCCGCGGAGTCCTTCCGCCAGGGTCAGGAGATGTCCGTACAGATCGCCATGGTTGACCATGAGCGGAACCAGATCCTTTTGACCGAACCCTTCCCGTAG
- a CDS encoding protein-glutamine gamma-glutamyltransferase: protein MFKRRSLLAFATVGAVICASGVMPSVSHAASGGDEEWEGSYAETHGLTAEDVKNINALNKRALTAGQPGNSPAELPPSATALFRAPDAADDRVTPPAEPLNRMPDAYRADGGRATTVVNNYIRKWQQVYSQRGGSQQQMTEEQREQLSYGCVGVTWVNTGPYPTNKLAFAFFDESKYKNDLENSRPRPNETQAEFEGRIAKDSFDEGKGFKRAREVASVMNKALENAHDEGTYIDHLKTELTNKNDALLYEGSHSNFYSALRNTPSFKERDGGNYDPSEMKAVVYSKHFWSGQDQRGSSDKRKYGDPDAFRPDQGTGLVDMSRDRNIPRSPAKPGESWVNFDYGWFGAQAEADAGKTIWTHANHYHAPNGMGPMNVYESKFRNWSAGYADFDRGTYVVTFIPKSWNTAPAEVKQGWP, encoded by the coding sequence ATGTTCAAACGCCGGAGTTTACTCGCCTTCGCCACTGTGGGTGCGGTGATTTGCGCCTCCGGAGTCATGCCATCGGTCAGCCATGCCGCCAGCGGCGGCGACGAGGAATGGGAGGGGTCCTACGCCGAAACGCACGGCCTGACGGCGGAGGACGTCAAGAACATCAACGCACTGAACAAAAGGGCTCTGACTGCGGGTCAACCTGGCAATTCTCCGGCGGAATTGCCGCCGAGCGCCACTGCTCTCTTCCGGGCCCCCGACGCTGCCGACGACAGGGTGACCCCTCCCGCCGAGCCGCTCAACCGGATGCCAGACGCGTACCGGGCTGACGGGGGCCGGGCCACTACGGTCGTCAACAACTACATACGCAAGTGGCAGCAGGTCTACAGTCAACGCGGCGGCAGCCAACAGCAAATGACCGAAGAGCAGCGGGAGCAGTTGTCCTACGGCTGCGTCGGCGTCACCTGGGTCAATACGGGCCCCTACCCGACGAACAAACTGGCGTTCGCGTTCTTCGACGAGAGCAAGTACAAGAATGACCTGGAAAACAGCAGACCACGACCCAACGAGACGCAGGCGGAGTTCGAGGGACGCATCGCCAAGGACAGTTTCGACGAGGGGAAGGGTTTCAAGCGGGCGCGTGAGGTGGCGTCCGTCATGAACAAGGCCCTGGAAAACGCGCACGACGAGGGGACTTACATCGACCACCTCAAGACAGAGCTCACGAACAAAAACGACGCTCTGCTCTACGAGGGCAGCCACTCGAACTTCTACTCGGCGCTGAGGAATACGCCGTCCTTCAAGGAAAGGGATGGGGGTAACTACGACCCATCCGAGATGAAGGCGGTGGTCTACTCGAAACACTTCTGGAGCGGGCAGGATCAGCGGGGCTCGTCTGACAAGAGGAAGTACGGCGACCCGGATGCCTTCCGCCCCGACCAGGGCACAGGCCTGGTGGACATGTCGAGGGACAGGAATATTCCGCGCAGTCCCGCCAAACCTGGCGAAAGTTGGGTCAATTTCGACTACGGCTGGTTCGGGGCTCAGGCAGAAGCGGATGCCGGCAAAACCATATGGACCCACGCCAACCACTATCACGCGCCCAACGGCATGGGCCCCATGAACGTATACGAGAGCAAGTTCCGGAACTGGTCCGCGGGGTACGCGGACTTCGACCGCGGAACCTACGTCGTCACGTTCATACCCAAGAGCTGGAACACCGCCCCCGCCGAGGTGAAGCAGGGCTGGCCGTAA